One Peribacillus simplex NBRC 15720 = DSM 1321 genomic region harbors:
- a CDS encoding amino acid ABC transporter substrate-binding protein — MKKTLLIVMALLLTFLGACSSKETTSTAKSSSGDSKNKKVQKIIVGTGTQFPNICFLDSNGKLTGYDVELVRQIDEKLPEYEFEFKTMEFSNLLLSLETNKIDFVAHQMEVNDERKEKFLFNKEPYNVFPLQVTVHQDNNDIHSIKDLKGKKAIVSATSNSAVFLEKYNKENNAGIEIVYSGQGVDDTKNQIKTGRADATITTPFAVDFLNKQADAQQKVVGEPLLNSKVYFLLRKDETPLQKRIDEALVELKKDGVVSELSKKWLGADYSVGF, encoded by the coding sequence ATGAAAAAAACATTATTAATTGTTATGGCACTGCTACTTACTTTTTTGGGAGCTTGCTCTTCGAAAGAAACAACGAGTACTGCTAAATCAAGTTCTGGAGATTCAAAAAATAAAAAAGTTCAGAAAATCATTGTCGGAACAGGGACGCAATTCCCGAATATTTGCTTTTTGGATAGTAATGGTAAGCTGACAGGTTATGATGTCGAGTTGGTTCGGCAAATCGATGAAAAGCTGCCTGAATATGAATTTGAATTTAAAACGATGGAATTTTCTAATCTATTATTAAGTTTAGAAACGAACAAAATAGATTTTGTTGCTCACCAAATGGAGGTGAATGATGAACGAAAAGAAAAATTTCTATTTAATAAAGAACCATATAATGTCTTTCCCCTTCAAGTTACAGTTCATCAGGACAACAATGATATTCACTCCATTAAAGATCTAAAAGGAAAAAAAGCGATAGTGAGTGCAACGAGCAATTCTGCTGTATTTCTTGAAAAGTATAATAAAGAAAATAATGCCGGTATTGAAATTGTCTATTCTGGCCAAGGCGTAGATGATACGAAGAATCAAATCAAAACTGGTCGGGCGGATGCTACCATTACTACACCATTTGCAGTCGACTTCTTAAATAAACAAGCAGATGCCCAGCAAAAGGTTGTGGGTGAGCCACTTCTTAATTCAAAAGTATACTTTTTGCTAAGAAAAGACGAAACGCCTTTACAGAAGAGAATTGATGAAGCACTTGTGGAACTGAAAAAAGATGGGGTAGTTAGCGAACTAAGTAAAAAGTGGCTGGGTGCAGACTATTCAGTAGGATTTTAA
- a CDS encoding GNAT family N-acetyltransferase — translation MTQLIRLATVKDAPEVLNVTLRAYEPIRELNINFLAATADLQLVMNNIRRNLTYVLEQEGQIVSTVTVRHPWNDPDHFSPYPFIWWFAVDPLYKQKGIGSTLLTWVEENALREQVKAPAVYLATADRHPWLVSIYERRGYEIFAERDHDGEKIVYLRKILDETLYRIIENKEPIVSN, via the coding sequence ATGACACAGCTAATCCGTCTTGCTACTGTAAAGGATGCTCCAGAAGTGCTAAACGTCACACTTCGGGCTTATGAACCAATTAGAGAATTGAATATTAACTTTCTGGCTGCGACAGCTGATTTGCAGCTAGTGATGAATAATATTAGGCGGAATCTCACTTATGTTTTAGAACAGGAGGGTCAAATTGTTTCCACTGTGACAGTTCGTCATCCATGGAATGATCCTGATCATTTCAGTCCGTACCCATTCATTTGGTGGTTTGCAGTCGACCCCCTATACAAACAAAAAGGTATAGGCTCGACTTTGTTAACCTGGGTGGAAGAAAATGCACTTCGGGAACAGGTGAAAGCGCCGGCCGTCTATTTGGCGACAGCTGATCGTCATCCTTGGCTTGTTTCCATTTATGAAAGAAGAGGCTATGAGATTTTTGCTGAACGAGATCACGATGGAGAAAAAATTGTGTATCTTCGTAAAATTCTAGATGAAACGCTGTATCGCATTATTGAAAATAAAGAACCAATTGTTAGTAATTAA
- a CDS encoding glutaredoxin family protein yields the protein MGEALSVVVWSKQGCHYCEEVKQYLKEKEIAYQTVDVTNHDERRDILEIKYGVRYVPIIEIGRGNVYESVTEIGIPYLEKVLERLQ from the coding sequence ATGGGAGAAGCGTTATCTGTCGTCGTTTGGTCAAAACAAGGTTGTCACTATTGCGAAGAAGTTAAACAATACTTAAAAGAAAAGGAAATCGCTTATCAAACGGTGGATGTTACCAATCATGATGAACGGCGAGATATTTTAGAAATCAAATATGGTGTTCGGTATGTGCCTATTATTGAAATTGGGAGAGGCAACGTATATGAGAGTGTTACGGAAATTGGCATACCTTATCTTGAAAAAGTACTCGAACGCTTACAATAA
- a CDS encoding LLM class flavin-dependent oxidoreductase, giving the protein MSEQRKLKFGALIHGVGGSISGWRHPDIQADASVSLEFYKEQAQKAEEGKFDLLFIADGLFINEKSIPHFLNRFEPLTILSALAAFTSRIGLVGTVSTSYSEPFTVARQFASLDHISQGRGGWNLVTTPLESTALNYNKTIEEHPDHAKRYRIASEYIKVTKGLWDSWEDDAFTRDKESGEFFEPSKMHQLKHKGEFFSVQGPLNIARSKQGRPVVFQAGSSEAGKNLAAKEADAIFTGQPTLEDAKIFYQDVKNRAIAFGRKPAEIVILPGIAPIIGATEEEAEHKYQELANLVSIDKALDYLGRYFDHHDFTQYELDAPFPDLGDIGKNSFRSTTDRIKQEAKEKQLTLRQVALIEATPRTSFIGTPEKVANLIQQWFEEKGADGFIFASSVPNALSDFVSYVIPILQKRGIYRTEYEAETLRGNLGLPFPENRYTKEKINH; this is encoded by the coding sequence ATGTCTGAGCAGAGAAAGTTGAAATTTGGAGCGCTTATTCATGGAGTTGGAGGGAGTATATCTGGTTGGAGACATCCTGATATTCAAGCAGATGCCAGTGTTAGTCTTGAATTTTATAAGGAGCAGGCCCAGAAGGCTGAAGAGGGAAAGTTCGATTTACTTTTCATTGCTGACGGTTTGTTTATCAATGAGAAGTCAATTCCGCATTTTTTAAATCGATTTGAACCACTTACCATTTTATCCGCACTCGCTGCTTTCACATCAAGAATAGGGCTTGTCGGAACAGTTTCCACCTCATACAGTGAGCCATTTACTGTAGCCCGGCAATTTGCTTCACTTGATCACATTAGTCAAGGTCGTGGCGGATGGAACCTTGTTACTACCCCTCTTGAGAGTACGGCCTTGAACTATAACAAAACAATTGAAGAACACCCTGATCATGCCAAACGCTATCGGATAGCATCAGAATATATAAAAGTTACCAAAGGGCTTTGGGATTCATGGGAGGATGACGCGTTTACTCGGGATAAAGAGTCCGGTGAGTTTTTTGAGCCTTCTAAAATGCATCAATTAAAACATAAAGGAGAATTTTTCTCCGTGCAAGGACCACTCAACATTGCTAGATCTAAACAGGGGAGACCTGTCGTTTTTCAAGCAGGTTCATCAGAAGCTGGAAAAAATCTTGCGGCTAAAGAAGCGGATGCAATCTTTACAGGTCAACCAACTTTGGAAGATGCCAAGATTTTTTATCAAGATGTAAAAAACAGGGCTATTGCATTCGGGAGAAAACCTGCTGAAATTGTTATTCTGCCAGGTATCGCGCCAATCATTGGTGCAACTGAGGAAGAGGCTGAGCACAAATACCAAGAACTCGCTAACCTGGTTTCTATAGATAAGGCGCTTGACTATTTGGGACGATATTTCGATCATCATGATTTTACCCAATATGAACTGGATGCACCTTTCCCAGATCTCGGAGACATCGGAAAAAACAGTTTCCGAAGTACGACTGATCGAATTAAACAGGAAGCCAAGGAGAAACAGTTAACGCTTCGTCAAGTAGCACTTATAGAGGCTACACCCCGGACTTCTTTTATTGGAACTCCCGAGAAAGTGGCGAATTTGATTCAGCAATGGTTCGAAGAGAAGGGTGCGGATGGATTTATTTTTGCTTCAAGTGTTCCCAATGCTTTAAGTGACTTTGTATCTTATGTGATTCCTATCCTTCAAAAAAGGGGAATATATCGTACTGAATATGAAGCAGAAACATTAAGAGGCAACTTGGGGCTTCCATTCCCAGAAAATCGTTATACGAAAGAAAAGATTAATCATTGA